A genome region from Oryzias melastigma strain HK-1 linkage group LG12, ASM292280v2, whole genome shotgun sequence includes the following:
- the LOC118599472 gene encoding uncharacterized protein LOC118599472, with translation MGNMKSRVENPCVDSKLMMFMKEKYGSECCDFVNYWSKEYGFPEGGSLSKSQLQKLRENLGEKKKEMCKKKKIKTHDVQLMDNMNECLEKWETESERREKQQMRKAMTALKIHEPRENNKGKEITNAESTSTSAPLYPSLQGSWKAAADQSLDSAPPPPPYVPPPPPVKPPDVSQGAAAAVSTEQVKPFPFAVYPLPHIQDQETIKKETVKKEKSESSGMQLGGRITRSQTAAGQSYPFAPVFTAPMVQVAGPTGQPMYVFRPWTADDIIAASKHLPKPEKGGAVMARELSNFINEYAPTSQELARVMMHLLTTAQFSIVRVLFEEHQQPQSPTWRTPSSNEPQSNADYRQWVQRLTNAIRNRFPVNCDLSRVSACRQHDGEPVEDFLARLHSAYDDFSGMERPVNFPGPAMTPYESLLKQHFLTNLQKTLGDLTKDSCVGCEDGSVRLAEVVRHAKHEQRRMAEKETKEKKSRSDAQYRAQLHLLQHAAGQQQQTPPVPRGVPPPLLQDTDACFYCGSNEHWFRTCPMKGRKSRGRKQNRERGRGQFQRREHGTQHHSQARHQPN, from the coding sequence ATGGGAAACATGAAAAGCAGAGTGGAGAATCCCTGCGTGGACTCCAAGTTAATGatgtttatgaaagaaaaatatgggTCTGAATGTTGTGATTTTGTGAACTATTGGAGCAAAGAATATGGGTTCCCTGAAGGTGGATCTCTGAGCAAGAGTCAACTTCAGAAACTCAGAGAGAATTTgggtgaaaagaaaaaagaaatgtgcaaaaaaaagaagataaaaacacatGATGTGCAATTAATGgacaatatgaatgaatgtcTGGAGAAATGGGAAACTGAGtctgaaagaagagaaaaacaacaaatgcgTAAAGCCATGACTGCTCTAAAAATACATGAACCAAGAGAAAACAACAAGGGAAAAGAAATTACGAATGCTGAAAGCACATCCACCTCAGCACCTCTCTATCCTTCCTTACAGGGTTCGTGGAAAGCTGCAGCTGACCAATCCCTGGACTctgcccctcctcctcctccctacgtgcctcctccacctcctgtgAAGCCTCCCGACGTCAGCCAGGGAGCTGCAGCGGCTGTCAGCACAGAGCAAGTGAAGCCTTTTCCCTTTGCCGTATACCCGCTGCCTCACATTCAAGACCAAGAGactataaaaaaggaaactgtaaaaaaagaaaaaagcgaAAGTAGCGGAATGCAGCTAGGAGGCAGAATCACCAGAAGCCAAACTGCTGCAGGTCAGTCTTATCCTTTTGCTCCTGTCTTCACTGCCCCGATGGTTCAGGTGGCCGGGCCCACGGGACAACCAATGTATGTGTTCCGCCCATGGACAGCAGATGATATTATCGCAGCTTCAAAGCACCTTCCTAAGCCAGAAAAAGGTGGTGCAGTAATGGCCAGAGAACTGTCAAACTTCATAAACGAATATGCCCCCACTTCCCAGGAGCTTGCAAGAGTGATGATGCATCTCTTAACCACTGCACAGTTCTCCATTGTGAGGGTTCTCTTCGAAGAACATCAGCAGCCGCAGAGCCCGACATGGAGAACTCCAAGCAGCAACGAACCACAGTCCAACGCCGACTACAGACAATGGGTGCAGCGCCTGACGAATGCCATCCGTAACCGCTTCCCTGTGAATTGTGACCTGTCACGTGTCAGTGCCTGCAGGCAGCATGACGGCGAACCTGTGGAAGACTTCCTGGCTCGACTCCACTCTGCCTATGACGACTTCAGCGGCATGGAGAGACCTGTAAACTTTCCGGGTCCAGCCATGACCCCTTATGaaagtttgttaaaacaacatttcctcACCAACCTGCAAAAGACTCTAGGGGACTTGACAAAGGACTCCTGCGTTGGCTGTGAGGACGGATCTGTCCGATTAGCCGAAGTGGTGAGACATGCTAAACATGAACAACGTCGTATGGCTGAAAAAGAAACCAAGGAAAAGAAATCACGCAGTGATGCCCAGTACCGCGCGCAGCTGCACCTGCTCCAGCATGCAGccggccagcagcagcagacacctcctgttccccgtggtgtcccgCCCCCACTTCTCCAAGACACTGACGCATGTTTCTACTGTGGATCAAATGAACATTGGTTTCGTACATGTCCAATGAAGGGCCGAAAAAGCAGGGGCCGCAAGCAAAATCGTGAGAGAGGACGTGGACAGTTCCAGAGGCGTGAACACGGCACCCAACATCACAGTCAGGCTCGTCATCAGCCCAACTGA